A stretch of DNA from Rheinheimera sp. MMS21-TC3:
TTAGCTAACTTATCTCGGATCAGGCGATCTGCGGTAATATTATCTGGAACCCGCAATAGTGCTTCGGCTAAGCACATTAGTACTAAGCCTTCTTCAGTAGAGAGTGAAAACTCATTTAATAATGCATCAACGCCACCTTTACCCACCTGGGCTTGGCGAATACCCAGTACTAGCTGGCGTGCGCGCTCCCAAGCCCGGCTACGAGCATTAACACCAATATTAGCGATAGGCAGTAAAAACTCTAGCACCTTATCTTCATCGGCACGGTAATTATTACGAATTGTTTGACGCAGCGGTTGGGTAGCAACCAGGGAACCATTAAACATCATAGTACTAAGCTTCCTGACATTGGGTAAGAATGCGGCATTCTATTGAAAACTCCGCAGTATAGGGTAGTTATTTTTGTTGTTTAACGCTATAAAATGCTGTTAAATGCATTAAAAACCATAAAAGTAACGGCCATGACAGTTTCAGTTAAAACTAAAATTCTTGATCGCATTGATATTAACATACTTGAGACCTTACAACGCGATGGCAGAATCTCTAATGTTGAGCTAGCAAAAAAAGTAAATTTAAGCGCTAGCCCTTGTATAGATCGTGTTAAACGGCTGGAAAAAGAAGGTTACATTGATGGCTATGGTGCCCGACTTAATGCCGCTAAACTAGGTTGTGGTACCGCAGTTTTTATCCAAGTGACCTTAGATAGAACTACTAGCGATGTTTTTAATCAATTTCGTGACGCAGTTGTTAAAATCCCTCAAGTTGCTGAGTGCCATATGGTCGCAGGTGGCTTTGATTATTTATTAAAATTGAGACTAGCTAATATGGACGCTTATCGCAGTATGCTGGCTAAGATTGTTGACTTACCAGGCGTTGCGCAAACTCATACTTATGTGGTGATTGAAGCGGTTAAGCAAGATCAAGGTTTACCACTTAAGCCAACTGGTGAAAATCCAGTTGGCTAGAGCTAGTTATTATACCATGATACTCAAAGCCCTATTACATCCAGCGATCTTTGTTTTTGCGACTAGGTATAATAATAGGCAATAATAAGCCAAAAATTAATCCTATTATTAAAATTAAAGAACCAAGTACCATAGGTTGTTGCCAAATAGAACTTTGGGTAGTATCTAAACGTTCTTTTAATAAAGTATAAGTATGTTGAGTTTGCTCAAGTTGCTCTTGGGCTAGTTGTCGCTCGTTAATAGCAATACTTAATTCAGCACTTAGGCTATCGCGCTGCTGCTGTAACTTTGCGACAATATCACTATGATTGGCATAGTCAGTTTTTAGCTGTTCTAACTGGTTAGCTAAACTTGGTGTAAAGCTAACGTATTCTTTAGGTAACCACGCAGTTTTATCATCATCGTACTTAATTTGTGCATAGCCTGATTCATCATCTTGTTTAATGTAAGTTATACTTTTACCGGCATTTATAGTGCCGACAATACGATATTGCTTACCTGGTCCTGAGTGGATATAAGCAAATAATGAATCACTAATAAAAGCCGATGTACCTGCTTGGTTATCAGCTGTTTGCTGTGAAAATACAGAGAATGGCAATAAAAATAATACCAGCAATATGCTTTTATTTAATGTGAACATAGGTATCCTGAGCTAGTTTACGAAGGCAGTTTTGCAACCGATGTTTTCGATGATAGGCAGTTGTGCTGTATTTGACAAGACCTAATCTTCGAGTCTGCTGTGATTATCCGTTAGCAATATTAGAGAGTAAAGCATGACAACTGAACTGGAACTGAAATTTTCAATCTCAACTGAGGCCGCAGAACAGTTACCTGCTTTAGCGTCAGAAATAGCAACAATAGTGCAAACAGATGAAGCTAAGTTAGTTAATGCGTATTTTGATACGAAAGAAAACTGGTTTCGCCAACATGATTTTGGCTTACGCACTCGTAAAAAAAATGCTAACTATGAGCAAACCATTAAATTAGCTGGCAAGCATCATGGCGCTTTACAAATGAGGCCAGAATATAACTTAGCTTGTTCCGGAGTGATACCTCAATTAGCCGCATTTCCAATAGAAGTGTGGCCTGAAGAGACAGCTAATAAGACGGCTATTGCTCAATTACAACAGAGTTTAATTAAACTATTTAGTACTAACTTTATTCGTAAGCGATGGTTATTACAGCTAGATGATAATACTAAAGTTGAATTAGTTTTTGATCTAGGAGAGGTCATCGCTGAGGGTAAAAGCCAACCTATTTCGGAAGTAGAACTAGAGCTTATTTCTGGTGAGGCTAAACATTTATTTATTATCGCTCGGTATTTAATGCGTCACTTAGCTATGCGAACGGGCTGGTTAAGTAAAGCGGCTCGTGGTTATTTGCTATATCAGGATCAAGCGCTAACTTTACCTACCACTATTGGTAATAGCTTATTGCAACAAATCACTGCTTTGCAGCAAGCAGAAGCTTGTTTTTTACAGTTGCAATCAAGCTCAGCGCTGCAGTTTATTCAACAAGCATTAACGGCAGTAGCAGGTTCAGTGCATAATATTAAAGCGTTACAGCAATGGTATGACGTGGCAATGGCTTTAGCCAAGATGGTGCAGGATGATGCAAGTGTTTTAGAGAGTAAGCAGTATAATTTATTGCTTTTAGCGATAAGTGAGTACTTATTTACTAACGCTTAATTGGAGAGGGCTATGATTGAGAGTGGCATGACAGATAAAGGAATTAATACTAGCACTGGTGTAACTTTGTCATCTCAAGCTTTAGCTAATTTAACTAAATTAACTGCGGCTAGCACTTTTATTCAACAGATACTGCAACAGCAGCCTGCTTTGCTGACAACTTTAACCGATACTGCTGCTTTGCAGCAGTATATTGAACTAGGCCTTAAATCTATAACCTTGACCTCTAGTGATGAAACTGAGGTGTTTAAGCAACTACGGCAGCAGCGCAATGCCATGTTAAGTGCCATTTTAGCCGCCGATATTTTGCAGCTGCAAGACATTACAGCTAGCTTAGCTCAAGTATCTGCCTTGGCTGATAGTTTAATTAACACAGCTTATGACTGGGCTTATCAGCAACTAGCGTTGCAATGGGGCACACCACAAGATAAAGATGGTAAAGCCTTACCGCTATTAATACTTGGTATGGGTAAACTAGGCGGTAAAGAGCTTAACTTTTCGTCGGATATCGATCTTATTTTTACCTATCCATGCCATGGCGAAACAGCTGGGGCTAAGCGCAGCATTGAAAACCAACTGTTTTTTAC
This window harbors:
- a CDS encoding CYTH domain-containing protein — its product is MTTELELKFSISTEAAEQLPALASEIATIVQTDEAKLVNAYFDTKENWFRQHDFGLRTRKKNANYEQTIKLAGKHHGALQMRPEYNLACSGVIPQLAAFPIEVWPEETANKTAIAQLQQSLIKLFSTNFIRKRWLLQLDDNTKVELVFDLGEVIAEGKSQPISEVELELISGEAKHLFIIARYLMRHLAMRTGWLSKAARGYLLYQDQALTLPTTIGNSLLQQITALQQAEACFLQLQSSSALQFIQQALTAVAGSVHNIKALQQWYDVAMALAKMVQDDASVLESKQYNLLLLAISEYLFTNA
- a CDS encoding TIGR04211 family SH3 domain-containing protein, translated to MFTLNKSILLVLFLLPFSVFSQQTADNQAGTSAFISDSLFAYIHSGPGKQYRIVGTINAGKSITYIKQDDESGYAQIKYDDDKTAWLPKEYVSFTPSLANQLEQLKTDYANHSDIVAKLQQQRDSLSAELSIAINERQLAQEQLEQTQHTYTLLKERLDTTQSSIWQQPMVLGSLILIIGLIFGLLLPIIIPSRKNKDRWM
- a CDS encoding winged helix-turn-helix transcriptional regulator: MTVSVKTKILDRIDINILETLQRDGRISNVELAKKVNLSASPCIDRVKRLEKEGYIDGYGARLNAAKLGCGTAVFIQVTLDRTTSDVFNQFRDAVVKIPQVAECHMVAGGFDYLLKLRLANMDAYRSMLAKIVDLPGVAQTHTYVVIEAVKQDQGLPLKPTGENPVG